The region AAGAGCACGATCGCCGCGGCGACGATGCCCCACCCCCGTTTGGTGAGCCCGGCCGCAGGGCGACGCGTGCCCGAAAGTGCCATGCCGGGGACCCCTAGTGGCCGACGGTACCGCTGGCGCCGAGCGGAACCGGCGTGTGCGCGACGATGCGCGCGACGATCTCGGTGACGCTCGCCCGGGCGACGCCGCCCGACCGGTTCGCGGCGATGAGGCGGTGGGCGAGCACGGGTGCGACGATCGCGTTCACATCGTCGGGCAGCACGAACTCGCGCCCGTCGAGGGCGGCCCGCACTTTCGCGGCCCGCACGAGTTGGAGTGTGGCGCGGGGGCTGGCGCCGAGCCGCAGCTCGGCGTCGCTGCGCGTGGCCTGCGCGATGCGCACGACGTACTGCTCGACCGCCTGGCTGACGAACACGTTGCGGGCGGTGACGATCATGGCCGCGAGCTGCTGACCCGAAACCACGGGGGCCACGTCTTCGAGCGGGCTGCGGGTCTCCCGCGAGCGCAGCATGGCGATCTCGGCGTTCGAATCGGGGTAGCCCATCGAGATGCGGGCCATGAACCTGTCGCGCTGGGCCTCGGGCAGCGCGTAGGTGCCCTCCATCTCGATCGGGTTCTGCGTGGCGACCACCGTGAACGGCGTCGCGAGCGCGTAGGTCGTGCCGTCGACGGTGACCTGCTGTTCCTCCATGCACTCGAGCAGGGCCGACTGGGTCTTGGGGCTCGCCCGGTTGATCTCGTCTCCGATGACGAGGTTGGCGAACACGGGGCCGGGCTTGAACTCGAACTCCCGGTCGACTTGGTTGTAGATCGAGACGCCCGTGATGTCGGAGGGCAGGAGGTCGGGGGTGAACTGGATGCGTGAGACCGAGCAGTCCAGGCTTTTCGCGAGCGCCCGCGCGAGCATCGTCTTGCCCACGCCGGGAACGTCTTCGATGAGGAGGTGGCCCTCGGCGAGGATCACGGTGAGTGCCATCTCGATCGCCTCGCGCTTGCCGTCGATGACCGTCTCGACCGAATCCACGATCGCGCGGGACGCGCGGAAGAACTCCTCGATGCTCATCGCGGGCGCCGCCGCGACCGACACCGCCTCGTGCCCGGACCCGAACTGCCCCACAATGCTGTTCACCCTCTGAGTGTGCCAGAAGATGAGGCAACTGCCTCCTGAGAGTTCGCAGGGCATCGGGCCGCCAGACCGCCGGTCGTCGGCGACTATCGTGAACGAGTGAAAATTACTGTGCTCTCTGGCGGCGTCGGCGGCGCCCGCTTCCTGCGCGGCCTGCGCGAACACGTGCGGTCGAACCTGCCGGGGTCGCAGATCAACGCGATCGTGAACACCGGCGACGACATGTGGCTCACCGGGCTGCGCATCGCCCCCGACCTCGACTCGATCATGTACACCCTCGCCGGCGAGAACGACGAGACGCGCGGCTGGGGTCGCGTCGGCGAGACCGAGCGGGTCAGCGGCGAACTGCGCGCCTACGGTGTCGGCTGGCCGTGGTTCACCCTGGGCGACCTCGACATCGGCACCCACATCACCCGCAGCCACCTGCTGCGCGAGGGTCAGCCGCTCAGCGCCGTGACCGACCACATCACCGCCCGCTGGGATCTCGGCGTGCGGCTCGTGCCCGCGACGGACCAGGAGGTCGAGACGCACGTGCTCGTCGAGGGCGGCGAGCTGCACTTCCAGGAGTGGTGGACGCGCCACCGCGCGAGCCTGCCCGCCCTCGGTTTCGTTCAGCGCGGCGTCGAGACCGCGACCCCGGCGCCCGGCGTGCTCGAGGCGATCGCGGAGGCCGACGTGGTGCTGGTCGCGCCGTCGAACCCGGTCGTGTCGATCGGCACGATCCTCGGGATACCCGGTATCCGAGCGGCGTTGGCCGCGACATCCGCCCGCGTCGTCGGCGTCTCGCCCATCATCGCGGGTTCCGTCGTGCGCGGCATGGCCGACGCCTGCCTCGCGGCGATCGGCGTCGAGACCAGCGCGGAGGCAGTGGCCCTGCACTACGGGGCGCGGTCGGCCGGCGGACTGCTCGATGCCTGGCTCGTCGACAATGCGGATGCCGCGGCTCTCCCCACGATCGAGGCGGCGGGCATCACGGCGTGCGCCGTTCCCCTCTGGATGCGCGACCCCGGGACGAGCGCCCGGCTGGCCGCCGACGCGCTGGCGGTCTAAACCGTCGAGGCTCCGGCCGCGGCTCCGGCTCCGGCCGCGCGACGGTAGTGCAGTAGTGGCGGGTGTCAGCTCCTAGCCACCCACCACAAGTGCACTTTCGCGGGCTGCCCCGCGCTCGCGAACTAGCCGCTGAGGGCCGCGGTCGTTCGCGAGCCGAGGCGGGGGCCCAGCGCGGTCAGCTGCTCGAGCGTGTCGACGTCGTTGCGCAGTCCCGAATCCGCCGGCAGGTCGAGCGGCACGTAGCCGGCGGCGACGTGCGCGGCGCTCGATCCCGGCCCGAAAGCGGTGGCGTGGGTCGCGCCGTCGGCCGCGGTGACCAGCACGGTCCCCGTTCCGTCGGCGTCGGCGACCGTCGCGCGCTCGTGCGCCGCCGCGAGCCCGAGGGCCGCGTCGAGCTCGCCGGGTGTGAGCGCGGGGAGGTCGCCGAGCAGCACGGCGATGCCGCGGCCCGGCGCGCCGAGTTCGGCCGCGAGCTCGATCCCGCTCGCGATGGCGGCGGGCAGCCCGGCCGGGGCATCTTCGACGACGACGAGCGCGTCGAGGTCGTCGAACGCGGTCGCGACGGCGCCGCTCGTGACGACGATCACCCCGACCACGGACTCCGCCGCGAGTGCCGCCGTCGTTGTGTCGAGGGCGATCGCGAGAGCCAGCGCACCGCGGTCGGGCACCTCGCCGAAGCGCGACTTGGCCTCGGCGGTGCCCTTCACGGGGACGACGACGATCCACTCGCGGGTCGGCTCGACCACGTGCGACTCGGCGACAGGCTTGCCGGTCTTGCGGATGCCCGTGTTGCGCGGCGTCGACTCGAACTGCTCGACGGCGGCACGGCCGATCGCGGCGCGCGCGGTTTCGCGGGAGGGGAGGTCGGGGGGCCCTTCGACGGGCTCAGGGGACGAGGGCGGCTCCGGGGACGAGCCGGCCGCCGCGAGACCCGCCGCGTAGCCGTCGCGCCACGCCTCGTCTGAACCCTGCCGGAACATGTCGTTCGCCGCGGGACGGATGAGCACGCGGGCTCCGGGCGCATCCGGATCGAGCAGTCGTCCGAGTCCGCGCACGACCGCCACCGGCAGTCCCCCGGCCTTGCCCTTCACCAGGTCGGCGGCCGCCGCGATCTCGTCGCCGACGGCGGGGGTCGTCACGTCGAGCGTGCGTCCGTGACTGTCGGGGCTGCCGCGCAGGTCGTCGATGAGTCGCACGCCGCTGGCGCCGATCGTGACATCGGTCTGGCCCTCGCGCCAGGCCCGGCCGAGCGTGTCGGTGACGATGACGCCGAGACGGATGCCGAAGCGGTTCTCGAGCGCGAGGCGCAGCGAGCGGGCCGACGCGTCAGGGTCGACGGGAAGCAGGAGCACCGTTCCCGCCGCGGTGTTGCTCGAGTCGACACCGGCGGCCGCGGCGATCATGCCCAAGCGGTTCTCGACGATGCGGGTGACGCCGTTCTTGTGCGTGCGGCTGGCGACGAGACGCACGGTCTCGTCGGTGATCGCCTGCTCGCGGTCGGTGGAGTGCACGATGCGCCCCTCCGCCTTCGAGACGATCTTGCTGGTGACAGCGAGGATGTCGCCGTCGGAGAGCAGCCCGTCGAGGGCGGCGCCGATAATCTGTGCGAGGTCGTCGCCCGGGGAGATCTCGGGGATGCCCGCTGCTGCGTAGACGGAGAGCACGCCGCTACCGCTTCAGCTTCGGAAGCACATCGCGGCCGAACACGTCGATCCACTCGCGCTGGTTGCGCCCGACATTGTGCAGGTAGATGCGGTCGAAACCGAGGTCGACGAAGCGCTGGATGTTGGCACGGTGCACGTCGGGATCGGAGTCGATCACGAGGCGACCGGCGAAGTCCTCCGGGCGCACCAGCTTGGCCATCTGCTCGAGTTCGTAGGGCGAGCGGATGTCGCTCTTCGGAAACTTCATGCCGCCGTTCGGCCACTCGACGAGCGCGTTGCGCATGGCTTCTTCGTCGGTCGGGGCCCAGCTCAGGTGCAGCTGCAGCACGCGCGGCATGCGCGAGGGATCCTTGCCGGCCTCCCGAGCGCCCTCGTCGAACTTGGCGAACAGGCCGGCGATCTTCTCGATCGGAGCGCCCACCGTGATGAGACCGTCGACCGTCTTGCCCGCCCGTTTCGCGGTCACGGGACCGGCCGTCGCGACCAGGATCTCCGGCGCGACCTCGGGCATCGTCCAGAGCCGGGTGGATTCGAGCTTGAAGAACTGGCCGGAGTGCTTGGTGTCTTTGCCCGCGAGGGAGGCCGCGAACAGCTTCTTGATCACGTCGATGGCCTCGAACATGCGGTTGATGCGCTCGGGGGCTTCCGGCCAGTACTGGCCGACGATGTGCTCGTTCAGTGCTTCACCGGAGCCGAGCCCCAACCAGTGCCTGCCGGGATACATGGCGGCGAGCGTCGCCGAGGCCTGGGCGACCATGGCGGGATGCCAGCGGAACGTCGGCGCGGTGACGCCGGGCCCCATGTCGCCGCTGGTGCGTTCGCCGATGGCGGCGAGCACGTTCCAGACGAACGAGCTCTCCCCCTGCTGCGGCACCCACGGCTGGAAGTGGTCGGCGGCCATCACACCCGAGAAGCCGTTCTGTTCGGCGTAAGCCGAGAGGGCGACTGCTTCGGTCGGGTGAAATTGCTCGAGCATCGCGGCGTAGCCGACCTGCAAACCAGTCATGACTTCATACTGTCACTTTCTGCGTTTGGCACCGTTTGCTCGACGGTCCGCGACACGGCATCACGGGAGCCGGACGGGAACGACCGTTCCGGTACGGTGACCGTATGTCCAGCACCCTCCTCGTCGAAAAGCGGCCCTCGGAAGCGCGCGAGCGGCTCCTTTCTACCGCGTCCGAGCTGTTCTACCGCGAGGGTATCCACTCGGTCGGTGTCGACCGCGTGGTCCTGACCGCGGCGGTGACCCGGGGCACCTTCTACCGTCACTTTCCCAGCAAGGAAGACCTCGTCGAGGCCTACCTCGCCCGCGAAGACAGCACGATCCGGCAGATGTTCTCCGAGGCGTTCGCGCTCGAGACCGGTCCCGACGAACTGCTCGAGCTGCTCATCCAGGGCGTCGCCGACGACGTCACGTTCACGCACACGCGCGGCTGCCCGTTCATCAACGCGTCGGCGGAGTACCCTGACCCGTCCAGCCCCGTGCGCGTCGCCATCCGTTCGCACCGCGCCTGGTTCCGGTCGACACTCGCCATGGCGCTCGAGGCCGCCGGTCGCCCGGATCCGGAGAAGGGCGCGAGCGCGCTCGTGCTGCTGCGCGACGCTGCCCTCGTGGGCGGCTACCTCGACGGACCCGACGAGATGCGCGACACCTTTGTGGCCACGGCCCGCGCGGTCGCCGGCCTCAGCTAGGGCGCGACAGCCGGGGCTAGA is a window of Conyzicola nivalis DNA encoding:
- a CDS encoding TetR/AcrR family transcriptional regulator, with translation MSSTLLVEKRPSEARERLLSTASELFYREGIHSVGVDRVVLTAAVTRGTFYRHFPSKEDLVEAYLAREDSTIRQMFSEAFALETGPDELLELLIQGVADDVTFTHTRGCPFINASAEYPDPSSPVRVAIRSHRAWFRSTLAMALEAAGRPDPEKGASALVLLRDAALVGGYLDGPDEMRDTFVATARAVAGLS
- the cofD gene encoding 2-phospho-L-lactate transferase codes for the protein MKITVLSGGVGGARFLRGLREHVRSNLPGSQINAIVNTGDDMWLTGLRIAPDLDSIMYTLAGENDETRGWGRVGETERVSGELRAYGVGWPWFTLGDLDIGTHITRSHLLREGQPLSAVTDHITARWDLGVRLVPATDQEVETHVLVEGGELHFQEWWTRHRASLPALGFVQRGVETATPAPGVLEAIAEADVVLVAPSNPVVSIGTILGIPGIRAALAATSARVVGVSPIIAGSVVRGMADACLAAIGVETSAEAVALHYGARSAGGLLDAWLVDNADAAALPTIEAAGITACAVPLWMRDPGTSARLAADALAV
- the cofE gene encoding coenzyme F420-0:L-glutamate ligase, which encodes MLSVYAAAGIPEISPGDDLAQIIGAALDGLLSDGDILAVTSKIVSKAEGRIVHSTDREQAITDETVRLVASRTHKNGVTRIVENRLGMIAAAAGVDSSNTAAGTVLLLPVDPDASARSLRLALENRFGIRLGVIVTDTLGRAWREGQTDVTIGASGVRLIDDLRGSPDSHGRTLDVTTPAVGDEIAAAADLVKGKAGGLPVAVVRGLGRLLDPDAPGARVLIRPAANDMFRQGSDEAWRDGYAAGLAAAGSSPEPPSSPEPVEGPPDLPSRETARAAIGRAAVEQFESTPRNTGIRKTGKPVAESHVVEPTREWIVVVPVKGTAEAKSRFGEVPDRGALALAIALDTTTAALAAESVVGVIVVTSGAVATAFDDLDALVVVEDAPAGLPAAIASGIELAAELGAPGRGIAVLLGDLPALTPGELDAALGLAAAHERATVADADGTGTVLVTAADGATHATAFGPGSSAAHVAAGYVPLDLPADSGLRNDVDTLEQLTALGPRLGSRTTAALSG
- a CDS encoding AAA family ATPase, with protein sequence MSIEEFFRASRAIVDSVETVIDGKREAIEMALTVILAEGHLLIEDVPGVGKTMLARALAKSLDCSVSRIQFTPDLLPSDITGVSIYNQVDREFEFKPGPVFANLVIGDEINRASPKTQSALLECMEEQQVTVDGTTYALATPFTVVATQNPIEMEGTYALPEAQRDRFMARISMGYPDSNAEIAMLRSRETRSPLEDVAPVVSGQQLAAMIVTARNVFVSQAVEQYVVRIAQATRSDAELRLGASPRATLQLVRAAKVRAALDGREFVLPDDVNAIVAPVLAHRLIAANRSGGVARASVTEIVARIVAHTPVPLGASGTVGH
- a CDS encoding TIGR03557 family F420-dependent LLM class oxidoreductase; the encoded protein is MTGLQVGYAAMLEQFHPTEAVALSAYAEQNGFSGVMAADHFQPWVPQQGESSFVWNVLAAIGERTSGDMGPGVTAPTFRWHPAMVAQASATLAAMYPGRHWLGLGSGEALNEHIVGQYWPEAPERINRMFEAIDVIKKLFAASLAGKDTKHSGQFFKLESTRLWTMPEVAPEILVATAGPVTAKRAGKTVDGLITVGAPIEKIAGLFAKFDEGAREAGKDPSRMPRVLQLHLSWAPTDEEAMRNALVEWPNGGMKFPKSDIRSPYELEQMAKLVRPEDFAGRLVIDSDPDVHRANIQRFVDLGFDRIYLHNVGRNQREWIDVFGRDVLPKLKR